A segment of the Streptomyces sp. ITFR-21 genome:
TCTGTCGGGGCCGAGCGTCACCGACCGGATCAACCGCCTGGAACAGGCCGGGGTGATCACCGGCTACCGCGCCACCGTCGCGCCCGCCGCCCTCGGCCTCGGCGTCACCGCGCTGGTCGGCCTCCAGCTGTCCGACGCCGCCGACCACGAGGAAGTGGCCCTGCGGCTGCGCGACCTGGACGAGATCGAGGACTGCTGGTTCATCGCCGGCGACGACTCGTACATGCTCAAGGTGCGGGTGGGCGACGTGGACGGCCTGGAGCACACCATCCGCCGGCTGTCCGGCACCAAGGGCGTGGCCAGGACCCGTACCACGGTCGTGCTGTCCACCAAGTGGGAGAACCGGGTCGG
Coding sequences within it:
- a CDS encoding Lrp/AsnC family transcriptional regulator, which produces MDVVDRRLIQALRENGRASYAELGRLVGLSGPSVTDRINRLEQAGVITGYRATVAPAALGLGVTALVGLQLSDAADHEEVALRLRDLDEIEDCWFIAGDDSYMLKVRVGDVDGLEHTIRRLSGTKGVARTRTTVVLSTKWENRVGQLPEEV